The following is a genomic window from Variovorax paradoxus.
CGGCGCGGGCGCCTTCGATCATGCGGTTCACTTCGGACTGCACGCTGGCGTTGGGCAGGTCGAGCTCGGCGTTGGCCACCAGGGCGTCCATCACGGCGTTCTTGTTGCGGGCCAGCAGGCGGAACTTGACTTCACGCTCGAGGTTCTTCTTGATGTCGGCGCGCAGGCCTTCGACCGTGGCTTCGGCAATGCCGAGCGACTTGGCGAGTTGTTCGTTGACTTCCGGCAGGTGCGAGGCTTCGATCTTCTTCACGGTGACCATGAAGTCGGCTTGCTTGCCGGCCACGTCCTTGCCGTGGTAGTCGGCCGGGAACGACAGCGGGAAGGTGCGGCTGTCGCCGGCCTTCATGCCGCGCACGGCGTCTTCGAATTCCTTCAGCATCTGGCCTTCGCCGACGATGAACTGGAAGTCTTCGGCCTTGCCGCCCTGGAAGGTCTCGCCGTCGATCTTGCCTTCGAAGTCGACCGTCACGCGGTCGTTGTCCTGGGCCACGGCGTCTTGTGCGCGCTGCGCGAAGGTGCGGCGCTGCTTGCGCAGGATGTCGAGCGTCTTGTCGATGGCGTCGTCGCCCACCTCGGCCGAGAGCTTCTCGACTTCGGCGCCCGACAGGTCCTTGATCTTGACTTCGGGGAACACCTCGAACACCGCGTCGAAGGCGAGCTGGCCTTCGGGCGACTCTTCCTTCTCGGTGATGCGGGGCTGGCCGGCCACGCGCAGCTTGGCTTCGTTGGCGGCTT
Proteins encoded in this region:
- the tig gene encoding trigger factor encodes the protein MTVTVETLEKLERKITLTLPVGTIQSEVDSRLKKLARTVKMDGFRPGKVPMNVVAQRYGYSVHYEVMNDKVGEAFSQAANEAKLRVAGQPRITEKEESPEGQLAFDAVFEVFPEVKIKDLSGAEVEKLSAEVGDDAIDKTLDILRKQRRTFAQRAQDAVAQDNDRVTVDFEGKIDGETFQGGKAEDFQFIVGEGQMLKEFEDAVRGMKAGDSRTFPLSFPADYHGKDVAGKQADFMVTVKKIEASHLPEVNEQLAKSLGIAEATVEGLRADIKKNLEREVKFRLLARNKNAVMDALVANAELDLPNASVQSEVNRMIEGARAELKQRGIKDADKAPIPEEVFRPQAERRVRLGLVVAELVRANNLQAKPEQIKAHIDELAASYEKPADVVRWYFSDNNRLAEVEAVVIENNVTDFVLSKAKVNEKSVSFDELMAQQQG